CTACGGCCAAGAAGGCGATGAGGGGCGATCGCAAAAAATGAAGCAGCTGGCTTTGGAGTTTTTGCAGCGGCTGCCGCCCGAGACTCCTGTGGTCAACCATGAGCCCTTGACGGCCCAGGATTTGCTGCTGGCTTTGACCCAGTCCGGCAGTACTCCGACGCCTGAGTAGCGAATCTTCTCGCGAATCTTTTCTTCGATCCTGAGCGTTTACGGTCTATGGATAGTCAGTCATATCTCATTTTTAGTTTGGGAGATGCGCGCTACGGGGTCGAGGCGCTGCTGGTGCAGGAGCTGTTTTTCTTGCCCCAGTTGACCCCGGTGGTCGAGGCTCCCCCAGCGATCGCGGGCATCGTCCGGGTGCGAGGCGAGATTTTGTCGGTGATCAATCTTGAGCGCTTTTTGCGGTGCAAGCCCCGGCCTTACAGCATCACCGACAGCGTGATTGTCCTGGCCCAGGGCGATCGCCGCGTCGGCATCCTCGTGCACCAAGTCCACGAAATCCAGACCATCTCGGCAGACCAAGTCGTCACCGACTGGGCCGGGCGATCGCCCATCAGCATCCCCACTGCCACCCTCACCGGCGTCACCCAGATCAACGATCAGCTCGTCTTTTTGCTCAACGCCGCCAGCTTGTTTGGCTATCTCCACGCCAGCGCCCCGCCGGTCAGCAGCAGCGAGCAAGACCTCAGCGGCGACGCCGAGAGCCTTTCGGGGAGCGATCGCGCCCACAGCTACTTTTTCCCCGAGGCCACCCCCGAAGAACGAGAAATTTTTCTGCATCGGGCCAAAAACCTCCTGTATCAGACCGAAACTCAGGACGCCAGCCAGCTCATTCCCCTCGCCGTGATTGGCCTCGGCAACGAATACTTCGGCATCGAGCTCGACATCGTGCGCGAGTTCACCGACGTTCGCCAAGTGACGCCAATTCCCTGCTGCCCCGCCCACGTCGTCGGCAACATGAACCTGCGAGGCGAAATCTTGACCCTGGTGGATGTGCGCCCATCCCTCAGCGTCGTCACCACCGCCCAGACCACTTCAGACCAAGCCGTGGTCCTCCAAGTCGAAGACATCATCGTCGGCCTTCAGGTCGACGAGGTCTGCGACGTTGTATACCTTCATCCCAGCGATATCAAGCCCGTGCCCAATGCTGTCCGCAACAGCACCGAAGACTATCTCAAAGGATCCGCCCCTTACCA
This genomic stretch from Geitlerinema sp. PCC 7407 harbors:
- a CDS encoding chemotaxis protein CheW yields the protein MDSQSYLIFSLGDARYGVEALLVQELFFLPQLTPVVEAPPAIAGIVRVRGEILSVINLERFLRCKPRPYSITDSVIVLAQGDRRVGILVHQVHEIQTISADQVVTDWAGRSPISIPTATLTGVTQINDQLVFLLNAASLFGYLHASAPPVSSSEQDLSGDAESLSGSDRAHSYFFPEATPEEREIFLHRAKNLLYQTETQDASQLIPLAVIGLGNEYFGIELDIVREFTDVRQVTPIPCCPAHVVGNMNLRGEILTLVDVRPSLSVVTTAQTTSDQAVVLQVEDIIVGLQVDEVCDVVYLHPSDIKPVPNAVRNSTEDYLKGSAPYQTAMMSILDLAKFLSQGGLVVDEEVA